Proteins encoded within one genomic window of Lagenorhynchus albirostris chromosome 9, mLagAlb1.1, whole genome shotgun sequence:
- the CCND1 gene encoding G1/S-specific cyclin-D1 isoform X1 — protein sequence MAHQLLCCEMETIRRAYPDANLLNDRVLRAMLKAEETCAPSVSYFKCVQKEILPSMRKIVATWMLEPWREPGGGREVSAEGAGRSRWRRSRPPVPRQVCEEQKCEEEVFPLAMNYLDRFLSLEPVKKSRLQLLGATCMFVASKMKETIPLTAEKLCIYTDNSIRPDELLQMELVLVNKLKWNLAATTPHDFIEHFLSKMPVVEESKQVIRKHAQTFVALCATDVKFISNPPSMVAAGSVVAAVQGLHLGSANSFLSYHRLTRFLSKVIRCDPDCLRACQEQIEALLESSLRQAQQQNLDPKAAEEGEEEDEADLACTPTDVRDVDI from the exons ATGGCACACCAGCTCCTGTGCTGCGAGATGGAGACCATCCGCCGGGCGTACCCCGATGCCAACCTCCTCAACGACCGGGTGCTGCGGGCCATGCTCAAGGCGGAGGAGACCTGCGCGCCCTCGGTGTCCTACTTCAAGTGTGTGCAGAAGGAGATCCTGCCGTCCATGCGGAAGATCGTAGCCACCTGGATGCTGGAG CCCTGGCGCGAGCCGGGTGGGGGGCGCGAGGTCTCCGCAGAGGGGGCCGGGCGCTCCCGGTGGCGGCGGTCACGGCCCCCGGTGCCCCGGCAGGTCTGCGAGGAGCAGAAGTGCGAGGAGGAGGTCTTCCCGCTGGCCATGAACTACCTGGACCGCTTCCTGTCGCTGGAGCCCGTGAAAAAGAGCCGCCTGCAGCTGCTGGGGGCCACCTGCATGTTCGTCGCCTCGAAGATGAAGGAGACCATCCCCCTGACGGCCGAGAAGCTGTGCATCTATACTGACAACTCCATCCGGCCCGACGAGCTGCTG CAAATGGAGCTGGTTTTGGTGAACAAACTCAAGTGGAACTTGGCTGCCACGACCCCGCACGACTTCATTGAACACTTCCTCTCCAAAATGCCGGTGGTCGAGGAGAGCAAACAGGTCATCCGCAAACACGCGCAGACCTTCGTTGCCCTCTGTGCCACAG ATGTGAAGTTCATTTCCAACCCGCCCTCCATGGTGGCTGCCGGGAGCGTGGTGGCCGCGGTGCAAGGCCTGCACCTGGGAAGCGCCAACAGCTTCCTGTCCTATCACCGCCTGACGCGGTTCCTCTCCAAAGTGATCAGGTGTGACCCG GACTGCCTCCGCGCCTGCCAGGAGCAGATCGAGGCCCTCCTGGAGTCCAGCCTGCGCCAGGCCCAGCAGCAGAACTTGGACCCCAAGGCcgcggaggagggggaggaggaggacgaggCGGACCTGGCCTGCACGCCCACCGACGTGCGCGACGTGGACATTTGA
- the CCND1 gene encoding G1/S-specific cyclin-D1 isoform X2, which produces MAHQLLCCEMETIRRAYPDANLLNDRVLRAMLKAEETCAPSVSYFKCVQKEILPSMRKIVATWMLEVCEEQKCEEEVFPLAMNYLDRFLSLEPVKKSRLQLLGATCMFVASKMKETIPLTAEKLCIYTDNSIRPDELLQMELVLVNKLKWNLAATTPHDFIEHFLSKMPVVEESKQVIRKHAQTFVALCATDVKFISNPPSMVAAGSVVAAVQGLHLGSANSFLSYHRLTRFLSKVIRCDPDCLRACQEQIEALLESSLRQAQQQNLDPKAAEEGEEEDEADLACTPTDVRDVDI; this is translated from the exons ATGGCACACCAGCTCCTGTGCTGCGAGATGGAGACCATCCGCCGGGCGTACCCCGATGCCAACCTCCTCAACGACCGGGTGCTGCGGGCCATGCTCAAGGCGGAGGAGACCTGCGCGCCCTCGGTGTCCTACTTCAAGTGTGTGCAGAAGGAGATCCTGCCGTCCATGCGGAAGATCGTAGCCACCTGGATGCTGGAG GTCTGCGAGGAGCAGAAGTGCGAGGAGGAGGTCTTCCCGCTGGCCATGAACTACCTGGACCGCTTCCTGTCGCTGGAGCCCGTGAAAAAGAGCCGCCTGCAGCTGCTGGGGGCCACCTGCATGTTCGTCGCCTCGAAGATGAAGGAGACCATCCCCCTGACGGCCGAGAAGCTGTGCATCTATACTGACAACTCCATCCGGCCCGACGAGCTGCTG CAAATGGAGCTGGTTTTGGTGAACAAACTCAAGTGGAACTTGGCTGCCACGACCCCGCACGACTTCATTGAACACTTCCTCTCCAAAATGCCGGTGGTCGAGGAGAGCAAACAGGTCATCCGCAAACACGCGCAGACCTTCGTTGCCCTCTGTGCCACAG ATGTGAAGTTCATTTCCAACCCGCCCTCCATGGTGGCTGCCGGGAGCGTGGTGGCCGCGGTGCAAGGCCTGCACCTGGGAAGCGCCAACAGCTTCCTGTCCTATCACCGCCTGACGCGGTTCCTCTCCAAAGTGATCAGGTGTGACCCG GACTGCCTCCGCGCCTGCCAGGAGCAGATCGAGGCCCTCCTGGAGTCCAGCCTGCGCCAGGCCCAGCAGCAGAACTTGGACCCCAAGGCcgcggaggagggggaggaggaggacgaggCGGACCTGGCCTGCACGCCCACCGACGTGCGCGACGTGGACATTTGA